The DNA segment tattttgaaaagaaaaatatgttgcTTTCTTTTATTCCTTAGATACTAATGAATGTAATGCAACAGACGCGTGTAGTAACGGGAACTGTACAAATACATATGGAAGCTACTATTGCACTTGTGATGACGGTTTCACTGGAACTGGAAATGATTCTTGTACAGGTAATGATTTTCAATGTAAGAAATACTAAATGTATTTCTATTTGTACTACAACTACTTCTATTACTTCCGTTACTTTACTACTTCCACTTAAAATACTATTTCTACTTCTACGATAAAACTGCTACTGGTTGTAAAAGTACGATTTACATCGTATTTTAAACTTGTTCTGTCTACTTatctttcatcttcctctttAAGTCTTATTTCTTCGTCTTCTTgttatcttttgtgtttttatttgctttgtctttcttcattttcttttttttcttattcctcttttttcttattctcctttttctccctctgttttcttcttcttttttcttcttctttttcttttacctGTTTTTCTTCCCTACAAAATGACCTTATATACGTTTTCCTTTTTACGCATGTAGAAATCGATGAGTGCGAATCTGATCCTTGTCAAAATGGAGCGACGTGTACGGATGGGATCAACATGTATAGCTGTACCTGCGCACCTGGTTTTACTGGAACTAATTGCTCAATGGGtaatttgaccaaaaataaGTAGTACGGCAATCTTGAGATCAGTTTGAGGGACGAACGTTTCGGGGATCTCACCTTCGTCATATGAATTAAAACAAGGTTTTGGTTAAAAGTAAGAGTACTGCTCTTCCAAGCCAGATATACTTTCTTGATTTCCAATCAGGAGCACGATCAAGCACATCAAtgtgtttcaaaaagaaaactagattaacatgaaattcattgctttgatatataataatgtgTTAAAGATGACTCTGATATACATATTATGTGAGAGTGGCCAAGTATAATGTAAACCAGAACAATGTAAATGTTGAGTTGTGTGCATCAAAGTGATTGCACTTTTGAATTGGAAAATAGCTTAGAATACTCTAAAGTGAAAGGCCATCTATAAACGCCAATGATCAATAAGTTCATCGGATTATTTTAGGGTTAAATCCGGGTATGTAGTGTACCATTAAATATGCTACTTCAAAATTATATATCGATGGTATATTctgttataattgttattatcattattgttgttgttgctgttttgTAGTTACAAAATGACATCCTGcgatttctcttttttttagaaataaccACACCCACAGCCACCACCACgcccacaaccaccaccacgcccacaaccaccaccatcacagaGAGCCCACCACCTACAACTACCATACAACCAAGCACAATTAATACAGAGGATACTAGTCCTACTGATTTGACTACTTCTGATTCTACCCCTCCTCCAACAACGATTACTTCAACTGGTATGTTAAGAAGTAAACTGAATTAAAATATCTAGTGTCAGCATTTATTGTATGAAGTGTATCTGTCCAtaaaatgtaacaaaatatgTCTACTCAGATATAAAtgtcaatgaaattattttaagtTAAAGTCCGGGATATATAGAGTTTACCATTGAATAGTATattacatattttatatttgattattatcatttttattacggGCTAcgggaatgatttttttactgGGAGTGCGGATGTAAATATGAAAAAGCAATACAAAAAAAGTAGTCACCCCTAAATGATGgtgatttgatgaaaaaaatcctgcaaaatgaaggtcattttgattACATTTCCCCACTTTTTCACACCTTCCAAAATTCCAGGAGAATAATACATGCAGCATCCCCGCAAAGAAAATCGTGTGGGTGCTTTAGCACCCCTGCTTGCCAGGGCCatgcatcattattatcattattatatgttctttttttctttcttttgtccatccttatcctccttcgtattcttcttctcctattattatttttattattactatcattatcattgtatcAAAATGACATCTAATTTCATCTTGCCGTTTCTATTTGTTTAAAGAAATAACTACGTCCACTGCCGCCACCACCACAGAGGGCTCACTAGATACAACTACCATGGAACCCAGCACAGCTACTCCGGAAAATACTAGTCCTACAGATTTAACTACTGATACTCCTGATTCTACCCCTCTTCCATCAACGATCGCCTCACCTGGTATGTTCAGAAgtaaaatcaattaataaatctaatttcaacacattttgtttttttatgtaaatgcctgtaaaaaaaataaagatgtcTACTGAGATGAAAACGTCAATGATCAATGattcaataaaattattttggaGTTAAAGTCGGGGTAAAATATAGTGCCCCTTTCAGGATGCCATGTAATATCAGtaccttattattattattatttttcttattattgcttgtgttatttttacacatttacaatgatagttaaaagctactgaaatcttacaatctgattggctgatagtaatttcttctttttttataacaatTCTTTATACAACAGGACCCGGAAGtgaaatgaattatgaatagaaaataaagcaaattaatgtcaacaaattttgtatttaattttttaccGATGAATTACCCCAATAAATGttctgaattcaattcaatttatttatctaaGTAACCAGTGCACCAGAACCCATTCCACTGCAGTGGTATGAGTACTACCCTCTTACagtatataatatttttgttcttttcatgtTGTCATGGTAATTAATATATTACCATTCACTTCCGCCGATTTACAGGATACTTGTGACAATAAATGTACACATTGATTACATGAGATTACAACTACTAAAGTGGAAATCTAGTGTCTCTGTTTTAACGAACTAAAGGTTACATGAtctttaaagataataatactAACCATGTTTGAAATTACGAAAAAggaaaattattaaaagtaaTTGGTCGTGTTCATCAAACTTACATCGAATTTTCACTTAAACTGTACAGGGGTCCATGGTATCTggtatttaataaaaaaaacataatcataaCTATTTACTCTCTAGAACACTCTAAAACAAAAGGTTACTCGTGATCAGTACGAAATGGTCACACAGGAAGAAGGTATTTACATGTTACATTGCTATCTATTTCTCATTAGAAACGTTCGTGAGCATCATAAGGATTAGTATCACAGCCAACAGACGAAATGGTGTACTGCTTGTATTCACAGAAGAACTTAATGATCGGTCTACGGCCGCTTTTATGGCTTTGGAAGATGTCTTTTGTGGTGCGGTAAGGAAGTCCacttatttatgttttaatgcTTTAATTCGCTTCAAGTGGTGAGATTATGTTAAATCAGAATAAATTAGATGAGATTAGATTCTActttatatgaattaatcaGATTTTTAGTATTTGTCTGTACATCGTATAGGTCTGTATGTTTTTTTTGGAATATAGACACTGTTGATAGGCGTAAGCATCGGGACAGCTTTTTGATTCCATTTAGAAGACAGTGAACATTTTGTTGCAACAATTGCTAGATTCTGTCTCATTCCTCTAACAATCTACTCGCGTTTCTATCCCAAATAAACCTTGTCATTCACAGGTTTCAACGTATTTGAATGTAAGCTTAAATTCAGCGCAGCTCATCAGTATCACATGTGTGGTAGTATCTTTCCGAAGTGGTAGTGTGATTGGTGATCTTCAAATGAGTCTCGCAGCACCATCTCAAGATTCCGCTGATAGTCTTGCTCAATCAGCCACTGACCTATCACCTGCTAATGAGACATTACCCTTTTTCGACGATTCTCTTTACGTCGAAGAGTTAACCGTAGACAGTAAGTGCACAttcaaagtaaaacaaaatcatacttttctgTTGAATAACCCATAATTTGACTAAACGTATAAAAAGTTgcttaaataaagaaataaccCTTTAAAGAGATTATATAATGCGTCAAAAATGTTACTTCTAGTGCTTTTAATTCtgtatcacccccccccccaaaaaaaaaaaccctcacaTCTTCCTTAACATCTAATTGTAATAGACACgtaatacaacaaaaataaacacacagacaaaatacatgtataatgttatATGAGTATTATACTATGTTTGTTTTACTAGATACCGATAGCAATTAGATCGATGTGTATACTCTAGCTTGTATTAATCTCTTTGACATGTTTTACTAGATACCGATGTCGTTTAGATCGGTGTGTACGATATAACTCGTATTAATCTTTTTGACATGTTTTTAGTATATACCGATATATTTTTTGATCGGTGTATATCGGTGGATatattcataatacaaaaaaatcatacacgTATCACCAAGCATTGCaagacaaaatgaatattgcaaataattattaaaggtaACAGTTTTGTCTCACACTTGCTGAAGATTACaagataacataaaatgattttataaaaCATTGTGTAATACATTTCCAAACTTTGGGAAAAAATTAGCAATAATAAAATTAAAGTATACGCATCAATCAGTCTGTTTCCATTTCTGGAGATGTACTCCCAAGATGTTCCTCACTTATCTAATTCTTCATTATATTCCTTTTACAATTTGTCATTATGGTTCCAACAGGTGGTAAAGCAGCTCCCTGCCTTTCAGAATAAATCTCTGTTTTAACTATTAAAATTACTGTATTGAATTGTTTTATAGTATTTAAATATACTTCAATCCATAACAAACAGATTCTCATATTCTTGTTATAATATTAATTTATGTCCAATATCTCTCCAAAGTGCTTGAACATTTGGCAAACTTTAATATCTTCGACATATTTATCACAGCTAGTATTATTCGCTGTTTTACTGAACTCCGATATCTTTGAGATTGGTTCATATATTATCGCTGATATTGCTCTTTGCCATGTTTTATTAGATACCGATAGCTTTGAGATCGGTCCGCATGTTGTTACGGGTATTAATTATTTGCCATTGTTTAGATACCGATAGTTGTGAGAACAGCAACCCCTGTAGAAATGGAGGGACCTGCACGGATGAATTCAACACGTACAGTTGCGCATGCCCAGAAGATTACTCAGGGACAGACTGTTCATCATGTAAGCATGAACtaattctttttattactttgaatGCAGTCATAGTCATTAGTCTGCTGGTAAGATTTGTGAAGAAAGAAATGGTAACTAGCCCTCGTGAACAATTTGTCATGTTATCAATACAACAAGCCTTCACCCTTGATGATCGTCAAACTTCAAATTCTTATCAAAGAGTATTAAATAGAAAATTTTACATTGACCATCAGTGTCCCTCAATATATCTTGCTTTCTCACTAATGCATGTACTTGAAAGAATTATTTTAAGATCGCGAGTAAATCAGgtataatgaaaagaaataggGAAGGGAAGCATTATATTAACCACACGATTACTTGCTTTACTTTACAATCATGGGAACTCGTAGGTGTGAACGCCCAACTTATAATTGGCGTTCTCTCCATCATACCCCGATGGATTTTATACTTTTAAGCTaggatttttgttttgtcttgcCATTGGTGATATTAAATCACAATAGTTTGCATTTCCCGATGGTCGAGCAGTTTTACACTCACTTACATGATAATCATTACGTTGAAGTTTCATAGGTAAATTATACTTTATTTTAAGCAAAATCGTTTCTTATTAATTTATCCCCATAGTCTCTGGCAGGACTGGCCTATCACCTGGTGCTATTGTTGGAATCATACTTGGTGCTATGTCGGGAGCTCTGATCTTCGTTATCTGCGCTTGTTTAATAATGGTCCAGACAGTGCGTCGTAATGAGGCAAATAGGATGTTAATGGGGTAAGTTATATTTGCATGATTATTTGAAGCAGCTTGCTATTTCTTCcattcttctcctcttccttctccacTTTCTTTTATCAATCCATATGGCAGTACCGATCAATTGACTCTCTTCAAAAATAAAGGTATATTATGAATTGGTGAAATGGATCCTAATCAAATTCGTAGCTGAATTCTATCACATGACCGGTGATTTATTTGTATTAGCCAACATGAAAATTGTCTATTGACTGGTACTAATGACTAGTTCTATTGACCGGTCATGGTTTTGAGATGAGGatagaatattgaaataattatgatcatcTATATCActatcttataaaaaaaaataatacacataaTTTTGCTTGGGCGTTATAATGCTTGTTCACTTTTTTTGTAGCTGTTGTCACTTTTGAAACAGTCCAGACGTAACATTATAGAAATGTTTCAATGGTATTCTGCGTGGAATTCTTCCTAATTCCTCTGACGATGTGTATTAGTTTACTGTAAATCGGTATGTATTTatccatgtatatatatatatatatatatatataaatgaaaataattattctttCTAATGCAATTTGACAGGATGCAGAAGCATAGCAACTACCACATCTCAGAGCACCGGCGTATATTCGATGACCGACGGTCGGATCGTTCTTTGGACGATTACTCGTTTGAAGCTTCTCTTGATCGTCGACAATATGATATCGGTAGAGCTGTTAATCGGATAAGACAATATCAAGGAATGGATAACCCTGTAAGTGAAATAGGCTATTATCGGGTACGAATAGGGATTTAGTTTCTTCACTCTATcgtactcccccccccccctttcaccTCTCATCCTCCATCTCTCTTGttgcccctctctctctctcattatcATCTCTCAttcccttttccctctctcCTCTCTATGACTGTCTCTTTCACTCTGGTTTATCTTTCTTTAGTTAATCAtgataaaccatttttttttagaacagaGATAGAGATTGAATAATATATACCCCTCAGAAAtatttggaaatctgagtttggcaaTTATTTTCTCCAAACTCTCAAtgttacacaatgcatatttattatcattcaaaagatcatttaattatctttaaaatgatcCCATGCTTGGTATGATCATACCATCTCAAAAGGAGCAGAATTCAAAATTGTTAGATGAAGTCTGagttgaaaagctgcaaaatgagCAGAAATAGTCTTAAGGGTCAACAAAGAACATGATCCCCTTTTTTTGGTGACAGTAGAggtgaaaaaaaacacattcaaaccaagcccctgcttcttcattttttatgttttgatgtTGTTTATGCAGCGATGGTTCtctaaaaccgaggagggatttTCGATAAAATtcagattttcaaactttttttacgattttatatatatttcgcaTAGCAGTTAATCGAAAGTATGTTGTTTTCATGGAATCGAACACACCTCTACAgtagcaaacacataacaaacaaacattgcatgggtatttcaaaccatgaAACTGTCGGATCCTATAATTCCACATCTGAATATAACCACAATGCATAAGGAATCAACCTAATTGTGATAATTCATGTAATCTTAATTGTTAGTATATTTGTCAGACTTTTAATGCATAATTTGTCAGACACAATATTTGTAGAAGTCTGCTGCTATTTGTAAAAGATTATATGGTTtatccataaaaaaatataccccCGCAAAAAAAGTACGGATTTAGAATTTGCTTGATAGTTAAAGATATATGAAATCCATGtgattaaacattttttgtaccttCCCAATGATTCTGTTCGTTGTGTTCTTTGTtgattcttttattctcttttgtaTGTTCCCTCCCCTCCCTATGAACAGGGACGAGGAGGCTTAGATAACTTTGCTACACCATATGTAGTTGATGGGCATAGCAGCGCCAGTGGAGAGGTAAGTACCCCCTTTCCCCAATGCTCACCACATGATTTCAAGGTTC comes from the Lytechinus variegatus isolate NC3 chromosome 9, Lvar_3.0, whole genome shotgun sequence genome and includes:
- the LOC121421958 gene encoding cell wall integrity and stress response component 4-like, producing MELLPSSRLIEPNHEVTPEDINECELSTDVCGNGNCTNTDGSYFCTCSEGFQLGNGDASCVDINECLGDHRCNQTCINSPGDFSCSCNPGFELDDDGSTCIDTNECNATDACSNGNCTNTYGSYYCTCDDGFTGTGNDSCTEIDECESDPCQNGATCTDGINMYSCTCAPGFTGTNCSMEITTPTATTTPTTTTTPTTTTITESPPPTTTIQPSTINTEDTSPTDLTTSDSTPPPTTITSTEITTSTAATTTEGSLDTTTMEPSTATPENTSPTDLTTDTPDSTPLPSTIASPETFVSIIRISITANRRNGVLLVFTEELNDRSTAAFMALEDVFCGAVSTYLNVSLNSAQLISITCVVVSFRSGSVIGDLQMSLAAPSQDSADSLAQSATDLSPANETLPFFDDSLYVEELTVDNTDSCENSNPCRNGGTCTDEFNTYSCACPEDYSGTDCSSFSGRTGLSPGAIVGIILGAMSGALIFVICACLIMVQTVRRNEANRMLMGMQKHSNYHISEHRRIFDDRRSDRSLDDYSFEASLDRRQYDIGRAVNRIRQYQGMDNPGRGGLDNFATPYVVDGHSSASGESVVERNPLHYSYMYY